The Oscillatoria acuminata PCC 6304 genomic interval AAGCATTTAGTTTTGGTTTGTAGTGCAGTAAATGTGATTGATGGCAGTGGATTAGAAATTTTAAAAAGTTTAATTGAAGATTTAAAAAGCGTCGGCATAGACTTTTATCTGGCGGAAGTCAAAGGGCCGGTATTGGATAAACTTAAAACAATTGGATTTACCGAATTTATCGGTGGCGATCGCATCTTTCTGACCACCGACATTGCCATGAAAACCTTAGAATGTCAGTAAATACTAAACCACAGATTACCCAGATTGACCCAGAGATTACTCAGTGAAAATCTGTGTAATCTGTGGTTACAGTTAAACAACCAACTTCTGACCTAAATCCCGCGCCTGCCGTTTAATTTTATCCGACAACTGCCATTTTTTTGAAGTAACTTGGCCCACAAAAATAACCCCAATGGGTTTGGCCCCCAACATTTTTGCTAAAGACTTCAAACTTTTAATTGCACCGGAAACCCAACGCGCAATAAACCCAGGCATCGCCGTCGCCGAAATCAGCACTGCTTTCTTACTCGCTTCTGACTTTCTCATTTGTGGCGAGGGCGTATTCCAGGGCCAATATCCATAACAAACACACCGTTCTAAAAACCGTTGAGTCAGTGCATTAATATTCCCAAAATTAACCGGCGCACCAATGACCAAAGAATCCGCTGCCTCAATTTCTTGCAAAATCCCATCCATCTCATCCTTCAGCACGCAGTCGCCCCGTTCCGGTCCCGGTTCCTGTAAGCAAACCCGACAATTCGTACAAAACTCAATCTGGCGGTCCTGCAAATAAATCTTGGAAATTTCTGCACCCTGAGTCTCCGCTTCTGCGAGTACCTCACTCACCACCGTATCAATCGTCCCGCCCTTGCGATAACTGCCCACAATTCCGATAACTTTCTTACCGCTATTCATCCTCTTTTCCTCTCTGTGTCAATCCGTGAAATCCGTGGTTACCCACAAAAAAACCCTTCAAGAAACAGCAATCCGAAACCCGGCGATCGCCTCTTGAGAATCCGGTTCCTTGCCAAACCGTTGCGCCGCCCGAGAATACCAAGGTAAATCATGCCAGGACCCGCCGCGTAACATCCGAAATTCTGGATTTCCGCCCACTTCCCAGGCACTGCCATCTGTCGGCGCACCCTCATAATTATTATGCCACAAATCCTGACACCATTCCCAGAGATTACCATGCATATCGACCAATCCAAACCCATTCGCCGGAAAACTGCCAACCGGAGTGGTTTGGTGGGGATGAATTCCTGTCAAAATATCATCATAATTCCCTAATTTTGCCGTAATTTTTTCGCCAAAATAAAAGGGTGTAGAGCTTTTGGCGCGACAGGCATATTCCCATTCTGCTTCTGACGGCAGACGGTACCCGCGTCCCGTTTTTTGCGCCAGTCGGTGACAAAATTCTACCGCATCATGCCAAGAGACATTTTCCACAGGTAAATTGTCTTGTTGCCAGGTGGAAGGATTGTTTCCCATCACCGCTTGCCACTGTGCCTGAGTGATGGGAGATTGACTTAAAAAGAAGTCTGGCAACGTCACGGAATGTTGAGGACCTTCGCTGTCATATCGTTCTAATTCCG includes:
- a CDS encoding formylglycine-generating enzyme family protein, yielding MHPSSTVNPAKKPSHPLTRRQFLKLGGLSGIGFLAALAGPNFGGKMAKAQGQQIPQLSPWKFTTVTVNETGEIIQKICKEVPYFHEPLGKGLGIDLIQIPGGSFLMGSPPTELERYDSEGPQHSVTLPDFFLSQSPITQAQWQAVMGNNPSTWQQDNLPVENVSWHDAVEFCHRLAQKTGRGYRLPSEAEWEYACRAKSSTPFYFGEKITAKLGNYDDILTGIHPHQTTPVGSFPANGFGLVDMHGNLWEWCQDLWHNNYEGAPTDGSAWEVGGNPEFRMLRGGSWHDLPWYSRAAQRFGKEPDSQEAIAGFRIAVS
- a CDS encoding sodium-independent anion transporter, which produces MGRIENTEHFRNIERYRVKTYPHILAIRIDESLYFANAKYLQTYVQNTISTYPEVKHLVLVCSAVNVIDGSGLEILKSLIEDLKSVGIDFYLAEVKGPVLDKLKTIGFTEFIGGDRIFLTTDIAMKTLECQ
- a CDS encoding flavodoxin family protein, which translates into the protein MNSGKKVIGIVGSYRKGGTIDTVVSEVLAEAETQGAEISKIYLQDRQIEFCTNCRVCLQEPGPERGDCVLKDEMDGILQEIEAADSLVIGAPVNFGNINALTQRFLERCVCYGYWPWNTPSPQMRKSEASKKAVLISATAMPGFIARWVSGAIKSLKSLAKMLGAKPIGVIFVGQVTSKKWQLSDKIKRQARDLGQKLVV